The genomic segment GGACGAGTGGACGCTGACGGCGAAGCGCATGATCGCGCCTACGGCGATGAGCAGGATGGACGTTCCGATGCCCATGCGGGGCCTCCTGGGTCGACGGGGAGTGGCGCAGCGGCGCTGCGCCTCGCACGGGGGCGTACCCGGTGCGACGGGCGCCATCCGCGACCCGGCGAGTCTGGACGGATGGCCAGGGGTCGGGCGGTGGCGGTCCCGGGCGGCTAGGGTGCGCGCGTGCCGAGGCTCGTGTTGGGACCGATGCTGCGCTTCGTCGACGCCGCCAGCGCGACGATCTGGGTGCAGACCGACGTGGCCTGCGAGGTCGAGGTCCTCGGCGCGCGCGCGCCGACCTGGTGCGTCGACGGCCTGCACTTCGCGCTGGTCTGCCCGACGGGGCTGGAGCCGGGGGGCGAGCACCCCTACGAGGTCCGCCTCGACGGTGTCGTCGCCTGGCCGGCGCCGGACTCGCCGTGGCCGCCGAGCGTGATCCGCCCGCCGGCGCCCGGCGCGCCGACGCGGATCGCCTTCGGCTCCTGCCGCATCACACGGCCCCACGAGCCGCCCCACGTGCTGCGCTCGCGCGAGCACCCCGACGGCCACGGCGTCGACGCGCTGCGGGCCTTCGCGCTGCGCGCCGCGCGCGAGGGCGGGGCGCGCCTGCCCGACATGGTGCTCATGCTCGGCGACCAGATCTATGCCGACGAGCCGTCGCCGGCCCTGCGCGAGACGCTCGCGCGGCGCCCGCGCACCGCCGACGCGCCGGAGGGCGAGCTGGCCGACTTCTGCGAGTACGCGCTGGCCTACGCGGAGGCGTGGGACGAGGACGCGCTGCGCTGGCTCATGTCCACCGTGCCGTGTGCGATGGTCTTCGACGACCACGAGATCCACGCCGAGTGGCGGATCTCGGCCGGGTGGATGGCCGAGATGACCGCCAAGCCGTGGTTCGACCGCCACATCTGCGCCGGGCTGAAGGCCTACTGGGTCTTCCAGCACCTCGGCAACCTGTCGCCGGCCGAGCTCGACGCCTCCGAGCTGTACGCCCGGGTGCGCGAGGCCCCCGACGCCGGCGAGCTGCTCGGGGACGTGATGGACGACGCCGGGCGCCAGCACGGCCACAGCCGCTGGAGCTGGGCGCGCGACATCGGCGGCGCGCGGCTGGTCGTCATCGACTCGCGCGCCGGGCGCGACGTCACGCCGGGCGCCCGCGAGATGGTGCCCGACCGCGAGTGGGAGTGGATCCGCGACCAGGCGAGCGCCCCGGCGCGCCACCTGCTGCTGGCCAGCTCGGTCCCGTTCCTGCTCGCCCCGGGCCTGCACCACACGGAGGCCTGGGACGAGGCGCTGACCGACGGCGCCTGGGGCCGGGCGATGGCCTGGGTGGGCGAGCGCCTGCGGCGGGTCGCCGTCATGGATCACTGGGCGTCGTTCGGGCGCTCGCACCGGCGGGTCGTGGGGCTGCTCGCCGACGCCGCCCACGGCCGCCTCGGGGAGGCCCCGTCCTCGGTCGTGATGCTCTCGGGC from the Baekduia soli genome contains:
- a CDS encoding alkaline phosphatase D family protein, which encodes MPRLVLGPMLRFVDAASATIWVQTDVACEVEVLGARAPTWCVDGLHFALVCPTGLEPGGEHPYEVRLDGVVAWPAPDSPWPPSVIRPPAPGAPTRIAFGSCRITRPHEPPHVLRSREHPDGHGVDALRAFALRAAREGGARLPDMVLMLGDQIYADEPSPALRETLARRPRTADAPEGELADFCEYALAYAEAWDEDALRWLMSTVPCAMVFDDHEIHAEWRISAGWMAEMTAKPWFDRHICAGLKAYWVFQHLGNLSPAELDASELYARVREAPDAGELLGDVMDDAGRQHGHSRWSWARDIGGARLVVIDSRAGRDVTPGAREMVPDREWEWIRDQASAPARHLLLASSVPFLLAPGLHHTEAWDEALTDGAWGRAMAWVGERLRRVAVMDHWASFGRSHRRVVGLLADAAHGRLGEAPSSVVMLSGDVHHCYVAEVGFPAGSGATAAVWQVVCSAFRKELAPHERVVIGFGHSRLAARLAQALARAAGVPDPRIGWRIVDRPAYANQISTLTLDGERAEVAIEAVVDGSWQDPRLETVIERRLASGGGP